In Phosphitispora fastidiosa, the genomic stretch AGATGCGGGAGACCCCTTCCGGTATGGAGCGGGCGCATACAAATTCTATCAGGAATGTCCATCACGCCATCAGGGTCATCAGCCGTCATACCTTCTGGGAAAGCACCTGCCTGGTCAGGGCCATAGCTGCTCTGAAAATGCTGCAGAGAAGAAAAATTGCCGGCACCCTTTACCTGGGAACAGCTAAAGACGGAAACGGCAGGCTTATTGCTCATGCCTGGCTCCGCAGCGGCCCATTCTATCTAACAGGAGCAGAAGAAATGGAGAAGTTTACGGTTGTTGGGAAAATTTCGCCAAAGATAACTATCTGAGACAGAAGGCAGGAGATTGAGATGAGAATAAAAGAAGGCTATCTTGTCAGAGAAATTGCCGATTGTCATATCGTTGTTCCCATTGGTGACAGGGTCATAGACTTCAAAGGAATTATGACCTTAAATGACACCGGTTATTTTATCTGGAAATGTCTCTCTGAGGATATTGCTTATGCTCAATTACTGTCAGCTATTCTTGATGCATATGAGATTGATGAGGCCACAGCCAGGGCCGATCTTGATGAATTTCTGGAGAATGCCAGGCAAAGCGG encodes the following:
- a CDS encoding lasso peptide biosynthesis B2 protein encodes the protein MHRKTQLLFVEACIYLGWARFLVYLPFSWVAPYLGVQMRETPSGMERAHTNSIRNVHHAIRVISRHTFWESTCLVRAIAALKMLQRRKIAGTLYLGTAKDGNGRLIAHAWLRSGPFYLTGAEEMEKFTVVGKISPKITI
- a CDS encoding PqqD family protein; its protein translation is MRIKEGYLVREIADCHIVVPIGDRVIDFKGIMTLNDTGYFIWKCLSEDIAYAQLLSAILDAYEIDEATARADLDEFLENARQSGVLEE